DNA from Drosophila suzukii chromosome 2R, CBGP_Dsuzu_IsoJpt1.0, whole genome shotgun sequence:
GGATACCTGCGCCCCTGGCAGAAGAACAGCCTGCAGAAGCAGGAGTCCGGATCCACCCTCAACATCGATAGCGAGAAGTTCGAGGTGATTCTGGATGTCCAGCAGTTCTCACCCTCCGAGATCACCGTCAAGATTGCGGACAGGTTCGTCATCGTGGAGGGAAAGCACGAGGAGAAGCAGGACGAGCACGGCTATGTCTCCCGTCAGTTCTCCAGACGCTATCAGCTGCCAAGTGAGTTCGAAGGGCTTATAGattatattaattatattatagaaaatatttttattaataaaaatccGTCTTATAGATGATGTCAACCCCGACTCGGTCACATCCTCCCTCTCTTCCGATGGCCTGCTGACCATCAAGGCGCCCATGAAGGCGCTGCCTCCTCCCTCGACTGAACGCCTCGTGCAGATCACACAGACTGGTCCCTCCTCCAAGGAGGACAATGCCAGGAAGGTGGAGACCTCCACCGCCTAAGGCTGAATTTTTTTACCACCCCGAGTGTTAGTTAGTTTATGTCTACGTGTGCCTTAACTATTggatttttacaaattttatatCAATTAAAACGAAACTAAAGATAAACGGTTTATTTGGATCTTAATATTAGAGCTTGGCTGATTCCCCTCATATTTTCTGCTACTATTTTGTAGAATTACGAATTCAATTTATAAATCTTCCATAGGAACGATCTACATATCAGTGGGACAATAATAGAAAAAAAGACgaaagttattttttatttcttttggCGATCGTTGCTCTAGATTCTAACAAGGAGTACAATCTTATCGCATAGATTTTGTTTTAAGTGTTTTATGGACTATTTTTCAGCAGTAATTCTTCCATAGTAACATTGTTTTTCTCAAGCTGCTTTTGCATTAAAAACTGGGCCTTCTCAATATGCTCGGGCAAAAGTTCGTCCTTGTAACCATTGACCTTACCGCGCCGCAGGAAACTGAAAAATCAGAAGTAAAATTATattgaaaacaaggaagaacgctatagtcgagtacatcgactatcaggtacccgttactcaaagggaaatggagatatgcaagcagcaaagcgaaattaaaatgcgccacctaccggcggtagacagatttaagcgttatgggcgttagagtgggcgtggcaaaattatttttggatcaatcgataggtattgacgacaccaatacatttcagttaaaattttttatctagcatgcaaattgtgggcgtcacaggttttcgcggtttgtgggcgtttaagtgggcgtggcaaacttttttttaggtcaatcgataggtattgatgagaacaatacatttcagttaaaattttctatctagcatcaaaactgtaggagttacagttttgggcggtttgtgggcgttagagtgggcgtggcagtctactgaaacaaacttgcgctgcgtaagaagctcaggaatctgtacgccaaatctcaatagcctagctctcatagtttccgatatctcagcgttcatccggacggacagacagacggacagacggacagacggacagacggtcagacggacagacggacagacggacagacggacatggctagatcgactcggctagtgatcctgatcaagaatatatatactttatggggtcggaaacgcttccttctgcctgttacatactttccgacgaatctagtatacccttttactctacgagtaacgggtataacaataTATATGAATATGTTTAATTTTCCTACTTGTAGTCCACTTTGCCAGCATTTTCGCCATTTTCTTGAGATTTTTCCCACAAATGATACGTTGTAGGATTTTCTGCAATAGAAAATGGTTATAATGGTTTCTAAGTTAAATACTAAccaatttttaaaactaacttTTCATTTCTTCAAATGATAAGTGCTTTAAAAGTCTCTCCATTTGCAGATCGGTAACAGTCGTGTTCAGAAATCTGGAAACATCGTTAATAACACCGCGCAGATCTTTTTTCATTCTTTCGAAACTGGTATAAAAAACCCATGGTTCATTTCGGAGTTGGTAAAATTCGGCGGCATGTTCTATGGTTTCCAAAGCATAGTTTTCGTTACTCAAAAGGTCATCGAAATACTGATGCAGTGTCTTTCCATAAAAAGCACCGTAGGTAACACCGTGATAATATCTGGATACCCAGGCATCTAGGGGATTACGAAATACATAGAtaactttgttttttctttccCAAAGTTTTGCTGGAAGTAAGGCCAGGGGAAGATGTGATTTTATAAGTCGTGGTGATTTGCATTCCTGCACACGCTTTAATGATTCCTCCAAATTTCCATGAGAGACGAAATCAAACCTAGAATTCCAAAACCAAATATTAATACCAATATAAAATGGAAATATTAATTACGAACTCCAAAAAGGGACTTCGTAGACCTTGATCTTTGGTCAACGCTCCCTCAAAATCGCAATTGTTGATCAGCAGCCACAATAATTCCTGCATCCAAGTAGTGCCACATTTCGGAGGCGTGACTACCCACACATCATCCTCTCGAATATCCAAGTCATGGACTAAATTTATAAATCCTTTCATTTTTTCCAAATGAAAATGTTTCCGATTTGCCCAGTCCTTAGCTATAAGGTTTGTGGGGTAACTCCGTGGTGTGATCCGAACGCGTTCCATGGTTGCGGTTTTCTGACTAGCAGTTAAATCAGCATATAGTAGGTATTTTTTATAAGATAGATAAGATagagtgcaagtttgtttgcGCTTTTTCCTTATTTAGAAATCTTAAGATATAACGGTTTTATGGTTTGAACGAATATCTATCAACTTGGCTGCTAGTGCTGACCAAAAATTCAATTGTTCTATTAAGCGGGACGCTTTTATTTATTGTCCATGGCAGCTATTCTTATATGAAAATAAGGTTTCTAATCTAAATGTTTCAAATTTGTTTAAAGTAAAGATTTTTAGCAATATTgaagaataataatattttaaattaatatatctGTTTATACCACACGTAATTCCTTAAATATGTTTGCAATTATACCTTTATCCACATTAAAATAGATCATGATCATATTAATAAGAAAAGCAAAGCAcatttattgttttgtttataaacTTTAATTCATTCAGCTTAGCAGTGCTTCCTACGGTGCTTTGTACTTCTAGTCTCATCTTTATTTTAAGGATCATTCTGGAGCAGTAGTTCGTCCATTGTCACGGATTTCTTCGCGAGAATCCTTTGTATACTGATGTTGGCCCTCTCAATTTGTTCGGGCGTCAACTCATCCTTATAGCCATTAACATTTCCACGTCGCACAAATCTGCAAATTGTTGTATGTTACTCGTGTCtcagaaaataatattagtttttctTACGGGTGCTGCTCCTTCCGAGCATTTATGTGTTTGATTTGAGCCAACTCCCACAGATGATTCGTTGTTGGATTCTCTGAAATACAATTTTgattaaatacataaaaattgttttggaTTATAATTTACTAACTCTTCATTTCTTCGAAAGACAAATGCTTGAGCAGTTTCTCCATTTGTTGTTCGTCAACGGGTTTGTTTAGAAATCTGGAGACTTCATTGATCACTCCTCGCAGATCTTTCTTCATTCTCTCAAAACTAGTATAGAAGACCCATGGCTCGTTTCTCAGTAGGTAGAATTCATGTGCGTGTTCAATAATCTCCGTTGCAAAATCATCAGAGGCTATGACCTCATCAAAATACTGATGTAAAGTTTTGCCGTAATAAGCACCAAATGTCACACCGTGATAATATCGAGATACCCAGTGATCTAGGGGATTCCGGAACACATAGATCACTTTGTGCTTTCCCTCCCAAAGTTTTGAGGGAAGTAGAGCCAGGGGAAGGTGCGATTTGATCAGTCGCGGAGATTTCAATTCCTCGATAGGCCCGAAAGATTGTTGCACATCCTCAAGTAAAGCGAAACCAAACCTTAAGTAAGAGATGTACATCTTTTAAGGTATCTTAAGAATTCATTCTGATACACCTACTCAAGATATGGACTTCGTAGCTCTTGATCCTTGGCCAATGCCCCCGCAAAATCGAAATTATTGAGCAGCAGCCACGATAACTCTTGCATCCAGGTGGTTCCACATTTTGGCAGAGTTACTACCCAAACATCATCGTCTCTAAGTTTCATGTCATGCACCAAACTAAGAAAGTGATCTGAGTTAATTTTATACAAATGTTTGCGGTTCACCCAGTCTTTATCTATGAGGTTTGTGGGAAAACTCCGCGGGGTGACCTGAACACGTTCCATGGCTGAAGTCTACTGAATTTGTATCGTGgttgaaattcaaatttatttgGGAATGTATTTAAGAGATACATAAATAGGTCTCTCTGCCTTGCGCGACTTTCTCTTACGCACTTTTCTGATAAGGTTGCTCAGCTCAGTGGCTATTGTTGgttttaatttgatttcattttaattggACGCTTCGCTCATTTCTGTTGATAATGGAAACGTAAACAAGCAGAGAAAGATATAGGGCAACAAAGTTGGCCGAAATCTCTGAAAAAATACTATCAACAGGTTTTGTTTGTTCGGGGacaataatttatatatacaaatagtACAAGATAAGAATGAAAAATAATGGTCGCTCCCATGCCTCATTGGCATAGATATTTACAATGTTACAAGTCTTTTGGAGTAGCTGCTGATAATGGTGTAATAAACCACTTAATGTGCTGATAACCCCAGGAATGTAAACAATTCACTTATAAAACCATTAAATTGCATATAGTATATAATGAAAgcaattatttattatacatATATCACCCCAGCTTACAGactattaacaaagattacCCAAGATATGTTATACCGAAACTACTTAGAGAGAATTACGCGGAAGCGAATTTGCTGTAGTTGGCAAAGTCATCCATGTTCAATTTGTAATCCCTGAGATTGATGTCAGACCAGAGATCGAATTCCCTGATGATGTCGGCGGTGAGCTCATCCTTGTGACTTCCAACGACTCCGCGGCGAACGAACCTGTGGGAGGAAGTGCTGATTAGCCAGCTCCTGGAGAGTCCTTTGGCGTTGGGTTTGCTATCTTTAGACCTACCTGAACTCCTCCACATCCCTTCCAGCAGCTGCCTTCATGCTCTCGAACTCCTTGACATGATTGCAGGCGGGATTGTCGCGCATGCTCTCGAATGATAGGTGCTGGGTCATCTGTTGGATCTGCTCCTCAGTGACTTCGCGATCCAGGAATTGAGCCACCTCTGTTATAACCTGTCCCAATTGTCCCTTCATCCTTTCGTAGCTGGTGAAAAAGATGTTGGGCTCATGGCGCAGCTGCCAAAAGTCCAGGACATGCGGCCAGCAAGGCGTGAAATTCACATAACCATCGATGAAGGAGTGCATGAAGTCCGACTTGGTGCCCTGGTATCCCACCATTCCACGCCAGTGGTGGAAGTACGAGATGGCTGCATCCTTGGGATTACGATACACATAGATGATCTTGGGCCTCTTGCTCCAGATCTGCCTGGGCAGCATCCAGGCGGGCAGATGGGATTTGATCAAACGCGGTGAGGGTAGGGCATTTGCTGCTTCAATGGTGTCATGTGGTACGTTGGGCACCACTCCATTGAATCTGGGGAGGACTTGAATTAGTTTTATGCACTTTAGTTATTAGTCCAGTAACCCACTCCAGAAAGGGCGATCTCAGCGTGAGATCCACACTCTTGGCCGTCTCAAAGTCACACTTATTGACCACCAACCAGGCCAGCTCCTGCATCCAGGTGGTGCCGCATTTCGGCAGGGTAACAATCCAAACATCATCCTCCCGAACCTCGAAATCGTACACCCTATCCAGGACCGGTTGGAAGGTATCCGCCAGGCGGCAGAAGCGCTGCTCCCAATT
Protein-coding regions in this window:
- the St1 gene encoding amine sulfotransferase isoform X1 — encoded protein: MPQSSFFAKSVPFEQIDKLAISGGYSSIFASSKPAVPVVGNWEQRFCRLADTFQPVLDRVYDFEVREDDVWIVTLPKCGTTWMQELAWLVVNKCDFETAKSVDLTLRSPFLEFNGVVPNVPHDTIEAANALPSPRLIKSHLPAWMLPRQIWSKRPKIIYVYRNPKDAAISYFHHWRGMVGYQGTKSDFMHSFIDGYVNFTPCWPHVLDFWQLRHEPNIFFTSYERMKGQLGQVITEVAQFLDREVTEEQIQQMTQHLSFESMRDNPACNHVKEFESMKAAAGRDVEEFRFVRRGVVGSHKDELTADIIREFDLWSDINLRDYKLNMDDFANYSKFASA
- the St1 gene encoding sulfotransferase 1 family member D1 isoform X2 codes for the protein MPQSSFFAKSVPFEQIDKLAISGGYSSIFASSKPAVPVVGNWEQRFCRLADTFQPVLDRVYDFEVREDDVWIVTLPKCGTTWMQELAWLVVNKCDFETAKSVDLTLRSPFLEFNGVVPNVPHDTIEAANALPSPRLIKSHLPAWMLPRQIWSKRPKIIYVYRNPKDAAISYFHHWRGMVGYQGTKSDFMHSFIDGYVNFTPCWPHVLDFWQLRHEPNIFFTSYERMKGQLGQVITEVAQFLDREVTEEQIQQMTQHLSFESMRDNPACNHVKEFESMKAAAGRDVEEFSTSSHRFVRRGVVGSHKDELTADIIREFDLWSDINLRDYKLNMDDFANYSKFASA
- the l(2)efl gene encoding protein lethal(2)essential for life — translated: MSVVPLMFRDWWDEIDFPMRTSRLLDQHFGQGLRRDDLMSSVWNSRPTVLRSGYLRPWQKNSLQKQESGSTLNIDSEKFEVILDVQQFSPSEITVKIADRFVIVEGKHEEKQDEHGYVSRQFSRRYQLPNDVNPDSVTSSLSSDGLLTIKAPMKALPPPSTERLVQITQTGPSSKEDNARKVETSTA
- the LOC108008751 gene encoding sulfotransferase 1E1-like, with amino-acid sequence MERVQVTPRSFPTNLIDKDWVNRKHLYKINSDHFLSLVHDMKLRDDDVWVVTLPKCGTTWMQELSWLLLNNFDFAGALAKDQELRSPYLEFGFALLEDVQQSFGPIEELKSPRLIKSHLPLALLPSKLWEGKHKVIYVFRNPLDHWVSRYYHGVTFGAYYGKTLHQYFDEVIASDDFATEIIEHAHEFYLLRNEPWVFYTSFERMKKDLRGVINEVSRFLNKPVDEQQMEKLLKHLSFEEMKKNPTTNHLWELAQIKHINARKEQHPFVRRGNVNGYKDELTPEQIERANISIQRILAKKSVTMDELLLQNDP